The Tenebrio molitor chromosome 3, icTenMoli1.1, whole genome shotgun sequence genome contains a region encoding:
- the LOC138125619 gene encoding uncharacterized protein: MENELEKYEPESYEVKNFKKLLITELQKRFGKIEQVERLTISTLLDPRLKKIHFKDFLSVGKAVVSIKKQLEDLFKKGHRQDDTRNTLQKSNYISDEYIKNVINSEVSQYLNTPVHQLFGNPFKIWNTLKLMYPHLYKIAIKYLQVTASSVPAERLFSKTGQILTDKRSRNKPKRLNRLVFLSSFYD; this comes from the exons ATGGAAaatgaattggaaaaatatgaACCTGAAAGTTACgaagtgaaaaatttcaaaaagctgTTAATTACTGAACTTCAGAAAAGATTTGGAAAGATAGAGCAAGTGGAAAGATTGACGATATCAACCCTGTTAGACccacgattaaaaaaaatccacttcaaAGACTTTTTATCAGTAGGAAAAGCTGTTGTTTCCATTAAGAAACAATtagaagatttatttaaaaaaggaCATAGACAGGATGACACCAGAAATA CACTTCAAAAATCGAATTACATTAGTGACGAATATATAAAGAACGTGATTAACTCAGAAGTAAGCCAGTATTTAAATACTCCTGTACATCAACTGTTTGGAAATCCATTCAAGATATGGAACACCTTAAAATTGATGTATCCTCATTTGtataaaattgcaattaaatatttgcaagTAACTGCTTCATCTGTCCCTGCAGAGCGTCTGTTCTCAAAGACTGGTCAAATACTGACAGACAAAAGAAGCAGAAATAAGCCAAAAAGACTAAACCGCCTAGTTTTTCTAAGTTCTTTTTATGactga